One window from the genome of [Mycobacterium] stephanolepidis encodes:
- a CDS encoding TetR/AcrR family transcriptional regulator, translating to MTSKRPGRRPGASSARDDILASARKLFSITGIDKTSMRSIASDAGVDPALIHHYFGTKLDLFREVVQLPVDPQVVLQPLRDIPVEELGIAIPRLIIPFWDSELGANVLALFRSALSGADDGLVRVFFREVLVNIIAERVDSPAGSGALRAEFAITQMAGILVARYIMEVEPLASLTAEEIALTVGPNIQRYLTGELPVFTR from the coding sequence GTGACTTCCAAACGGCCGGGCCGTCGGCCAGGAGCGAGCAGCGCCCGCGACGATATTCTCGCCAGCGCGCGAAAACTGTTCTCAATCACTGGAATCGACAAGACATCCATGCGATCCATCGCCTCCGATGCCGGTGTCGATCCCGCTCTCATCCACCATTACTTCGGTACGAAGCTGGATCTTTTCCGCGAGGTGGTCCAGTTGCCGGTCGATCCGCAGGTGGTGCTGCAACCGCTGCGGGACATCCCCGTCGAGGAACTCGGGATCGCGATTCCGCGGCTCATCATCCCATTCTGGGATTCGGAATTGGGCGCAAACGTGCTGGCCCTGTTCCGGTCGGCACTCAGCGGCGCCGACGACGGGCTGGTTCGGGTCTTCTTCCGCGAGGTCCTGGTCAACATCATCGCCGAACGTGTGGACAGCCCGGCCGGTAGCGGAGCGCTGCGTGCCGAGTTCGCGATCACGCAGATGGCCGGGATCCTGGTGGCGCGATACATCATGGAGGTCGAGCCGTTGGCCTCGCTCACGGCAGAGGAGATCGCACTCACCGTGGGACCGAACATTCAGCGGTATCTGACGGGCGAGCTACCGGTCTTCACTCGGTGA
- a CDS encoding ABC transporter permease: protein MYASAYVATTGRVLRQLRADHRSMAMILLIPSLLITLLYFLYQDVPIAPNRPSPFNAACLFVLGLIPFVVMFLITSISMQRERVSGTLERILTTPLGRFDLLASYGTAFSLAAAAQATIACLVSYGLLGLITAAGAQWVFLIAIGNAILGVGLGLLCSAFARTEFQAVQFMPVVVIPQLLLCGILVPRAAMPEWLQWFSNVMPVSYAVEALQQLGSHPELTGVTARDIAVIFGCATVALGLAAATLRRRTP, encoded by the coding sequence ATGTACGCCAGCGCTTATGTAGCCACCACTGGACGAGTTCTGCGCCAGCTGCGTGCGGATCATCGCAGCATGGCGATGATCCTGTTGATCCCCAGCCTGCTCATCACCTTGCTGTACTTCCTCTACCAGGACGTGCCGATCGCGCCGAATCGCCCCTCCCCGTTCAATGCCGCATGCCTGTTTGTGCTCGGGCTCATTCCGTTTGTGGTGATGTTCCTCATCACGTCGATATCGATGCAGCGCGAAAGGGTTTCGGGAACGCTCGAGCGAATCTTGACCACCCCCCTGGGTCGCTTTGACCTGCTGGCCAGTTACGGCACCGCGTTCTCACTGGCGGCGGCCGCTCAGGCCACCATCGCCTGCCTGGTGTCCTACGGCCTGTTGGGGCTCATCACGGCAGCCGGGGCGCAATGGGTCTTTCTCATCGCGATCGGAAACGCCATCCTCGGTGTCGGGCTCGGCCTGCTGTGTAGCGCGTTCGCGCGCACAGAATTTCAGGCCGTGCAGTTCATGCCGGTGGTCGTGATTCCCCAGCTGCTGCTCTGTGGGATTCTCGTCCCCCGCGCGGCAATGCCCGAATGGCTGCAATGGTTCAGTAACGTGATGCCGGTGAGTTATGCGGTAGAGGCGTTGCAGCAGCTCGGTAGTCACCCGGAGCTGACAGGTGTGACCGCCCGGGATATCGCGGTCATCTTCGGATGCGCCACGGTGGCGTTGGGTTTGGCCGCCGCCACGCTGCGCCGCCGGACACCGTGA
- a CDS encoding ABC transporter ATP-binding protein, whose product MVSSSIGELATGRHEAAIEVEGLRVVRGGFTALDEVSLRIGRGTVTGLLGPSGCGKTTLMRCIVGTQIIASGTVRVLGLEAGSPALRRSIGYVTQSPTVYNDLRAIDNVRYFAALYGRSKTDAESALDAVGLQSHRLAYCGALSGGQRGRASLACALVTRPELLVLDEPTVGLDPVMRAELWEQFGQLAAGGTTLLVSSHVMDEADHCGNLVLIREGHVLAHTTPNQLRHDTECDSLEEAFLAVIRRSEITAA is encoded by the coding sequence ATGGTGAGTTCATCTATCGGTGAATTAGCTACCGGACGACACGAGGCTGCCATCGAGGTGGAAGGACTACGCGTGGTCCGTGGCGGATTCACGGCCCTGGACGAGGTATCCCTACGGATCGGCCGCGGCACCGTCACGGGACTCCTCGGCCCCTCCGGATGCGGCAAGACAACCCTGATGCGCTGCATTGTCGGCACCCAGATCATCGCATCCGGAACGGTCCGGGTACTCGGACTGGAGGCGGGCTCGCCCGCACTGCGCCGGAGCATCGGCTACGTCACCCAGAGCCCGACGGTTTACAACGACCTGCGCGCGATAGACAACGTACGGTACTTTGCCGCACTCTACGGCCGCTCCAAGACCGACGCGGAGTCCGCACTCGACGCCGTCGGTTTGCAATCGCATCGGCTGGCCTATTGCGGCGCCCTATCGGGCGGACAACGCGGACGCGCGTCGCTCGCCTGCGCGCTGGTCACCCGCCCGGAGCTACTCGTGCTCGACGAGCCGACGGTGGGCCTGGATCCGGTGATGCGCGCGGAGCTCTGGGAGCAGTTCGGACAACTCGCGGCGGGCGGCACCACGTTGCTCGTCTCCAGTCATGTGATGGACGAGGCTGATCATTGCGGCAACCTGGTGCTCATCCGTGAGGGTCACGTACTCGCCCACACCACGCCGAATCAGCTGCGCCACGACACCGAATGCGACAGTTTGGAAGAAGCGTTCCTCGCGGTGATCCGGCGCAGTGAGATCACGGCCGCCTAG
- a CDS encoding DNA-3-methyladenine glycosylase: protein MSAEILKTHPAKAAVRLLGATIESRGVLAVIVEVEAYGGVPDGPWPDPASHSFRGPTPRNRVMFGPAGHLYVYRSHGIHLCANVVCGPDGVAGGVLMRAAAIVDGAPLGWQRRPTARNDAGLARGPGNLGAALGITPEDNGVDVFSASSPVRVVLRRKQKAQSGPRVGVSMAADRPWRFWLPGYPEVSVYRRSPRAPQPDTGPYASIDV from the coding sequence GTGAGCGCCGAGATTCTGAAGACACATCCCGCCAAGGCTGCGGTGCGCCTCCTCGGTGCCACCATCGAATCGCGTGGTGTCCTCGCGGTGATCGTCGAGGTCGAGGCGTATGGGGGTGTGCCCGATGGACCGTGGCCCGATCCCGCCTCACACTCGTTCCGCGGCCCGACGCCTCGCAACCGGGTGATGTTCGGGCCCGCCGGTCACCTCTACGTGTACCGAAGTCATGGAATTCATCTGTGTGCCAACGTGGTATGTGGCCCAGACGGTGTCGCCGGTGGAGTGTTGATGCGGGCGGCGGCGATCGTGGACGGAGCGCCCCTGGGCTGGCAGCGACGCCCCACCGCACGCAATGACGCGGGCCTGGCTCGCGGCCCCGGAAATCTGGGCGCCGCTCTGGGGATCACCCCCGAAGACAACGGCGTCGATGTCTTCTCCGCTTCCAGCCCGGTGCGGGTCGTGTTGAGGCGCAAGCAGAAGGCGCAGTCCGGGCCGCGCGTGGGCGTCAGTATGGCAGCGGATCGTCCGTGGCGATTCTGGTTGCCCGGATATCCGGAGGTCTCCGTGTACCGGCGCAGTCCTCGCGCTCCGCAACCGGATACTGGTCCATATGCCTCGATTGACGTCTGA
- a CDS encoding ADP-ribosylglycohydrolase family protein, which translates to MPRLTSEEPVGATLLGGALGDALGGLVEFDNIDQIRLQFGPGGIAEPPMEQPLLITDDTQMTLFTAEALIRARRAPDSEPAEIAHRAYLRWLHTQGGQVPSEVLDGWLVTVSGLHSLRAPGKTCLSALESTSSPVHERGSRTHLPNNSKGCGAVMRAAPVGLAEADPARAFELAADLGALTHSHPSGYLSAGALAVIVNRLTAAASLAEAVRTALDLLDTHSGHEETSDALRRSLELAAHERPTPERIASALGGGWVGEEALAIGVWAAARAHDFKDGIRLSVNHSGDSDSTGSITGNILGAMWGTPALPPDWLDRLELREVITTVAGDLREPAGPRSDERYPAR; encoded by the coding sequence ATGCCTCGATTGACGTCTGAGGAACCGGTCGGCGCCACGCTGCTCGGCGGTGCACTCGGCGACGCCCTCGGGGGGCTCGTCGAGTTCGACAACATCGACCAGATCCGGCTGCAGTTCGGACCCGGGGGCATTGCCGAACCTCCAATGGAGCAGCCGCTGCTCATCACCGATGACACGCAGATGACGCTGTTCACGGCCGAAGCGCTCATCCGGGCGCGCCGTGCACCCGATTCGGAGCCCGCCGAGATCGCCCACCGCGCCTATCTGCGATGGCTGCACACCCAGGGTGGCCAGGTGCCCTCAGAAGTCCTCGACGGTTGGTTGGTCACCGTCTCCGGGTTGCACTCGCTGCGCGCACCCGGAAAGACGTGTCTGTCGGCGCTGGAATCCACCAGTTCCCCTGTCCACGAGCGGGGTTCGCGCACACACCTGCCGAACAACTCCAAGGGGTGCGGGGCGGTGATGCGCGCGGCACCGGTGGGGCTTGCCGAGGCTGATCCGGCCAGGGCGTTCGAGTTGGCTGCGGATTTGGGCGCGCTCACCCACTCACACCCCAGCGGATATCTCAGTGCCGGGGCTCTCGCGGTGATCGTCAACCGATTGACGGCCGCAGCGTCTCTGGCGGAGGCGGTGCGCACGGCGCTCGATCTGCTTGACACACATTCCGGACACGAAGAGACATCCGATGCCCTACGCCGAAGTCTCGAACTGGCCGCGCACGAGCGGCCCACTCCGGAACGGATCGCCTCTGCGCTCGGCGGCGGGTGGGTCGGAGAGGAGGCGCTTGCCATCGGTGTCTGGGCGGCCGCCCGTGCGCATGATTTCAAGGATGGAATCCGGTTGTCGGTGAACCATTCCGGCGACTCCGATTCCACCGGGTCCATCACCGGAAACATCCTCGGTGCGATGTGGGGCACACCGGCACTGCCACCGGATTGGCTGGACCGGCTCGAACTGCGCGAGGTCATCACGACCGTCGCCGGCGACCTTCGCGAGCCTGCGGGGCCGCGTTCGGACGAGCGGTATCCGGCACGCTGA
- the tyrS gene encoding tyrosine--tRNA ligase, protein MIVAVVSNILDELTWRGLIAQTTDRDTLAADIAKGPISVYGGFDPTAASLHAGHLVPLLTLSRFQRAGHRPIVLAGGATGLIGDPRDTSERSLHGADTVAEWADRIRGQLERFVEFDDSPTGAVVANNLDWTGQLSALEFLRDLGKHFSVNVMLDRDTIRRRLEGDGISYTEFSYMLLQANDYVQLYRKYGCSLQIGGSDQWGNIVAGVRLARQLDGASVHALTVPLVTAADGTKFGKSTGGGNLWLDPEMTSPYAWYQYFINTADTDVVRYLRWFTFLSADEVGELETATTERAHERAAQRRLAAEVTTLVHGESATQAVELASGALFGRGELDRLDEGTLTAALTEAGNGEPARLADGEPDTIVDLLVSSGLSESKGAARRTLKEGGVYVNNTRVNTEDWTPSDGDYLTGGWLVLRRGKRNIAGVQRVRGS, encoded by the coding sequence ATGATCGTTGCCGTGGTTTCCAACATTCTCGACGAGCTGACCTGGCGCGGTCTCATCGCGCAGACGACCGATCGCGACACCCTCGCGGCCGATATCGCGAAGGGGCCGATCAGCGTCTATGGGGGATTCGATCCCACCGCCGCAAGTCTGCACGCCGGGCATCTGGTGCCGCTGCTGACCCTGAGCCGATTCCAACGGGCCGGGCATCGGCCCATCGTGCTGGCCGGTGGAGCGACCGGCCTCATCGGAGACCCGCGCGACACCTCCGAACGCAGCCTGCACGGAGCGGACACGGTGGCCGAGTGGGCAGACCGAATTCGCGGTCAATTGGAGCGTTTCGTCGAATTCGATGACAGCCCAACCGGGGCCGTCGTCGCGAACAACCTGGACTGGACCGGTCAGCTTTCCGCCCTGGAGTTCCTGCGCGACCTGGGTAAGCACTTCTCGGTGAACGTCATGCTCGACCGGGACACCATCCGGCGGCGCCTGGAGGGTGACGGTATCTCCTACACCGAGTTCTCGTACATGCTGTTGCAGGCGAATGACTACGTGCAGCTGTACCGAAAGTACGGCTGCTCGTTGCAGATAGGCGGCTCGGACCAATGGGGCAACATCGTCGCCGGCGTTCGGCTCGCTCGCCAGCTCGACGGCGCCTCGGTGCACGCGCTGACCGTGCCGTTGGTGACGGCGGCCGACGGCACCAAGTTCGGTAAGTCCACCGGGGGCGGCAACCTTTGGCTCGATCCCGAGATGACGAGTCCGTACGCCTGGTACCAGTACTTCATCAACACCGCCGATACCGACGTGGTGCGGTACCTGCGCTGGTTCACCTTCTTGTCGGCCGACGAGGTCGGTGAGCTGGAGACCGCAACGACCGAGCGGGCGCATGAGCGCGCCGCTCAGCGGCGTCTGGCCGCCGAGGTCACCACCTTGGTGCATGGTGAAAGCGCCACGCAGGCAGTCGAACTTGCCAGTGGAGCATTGTTCGGCCGGGGCGAGTTGGACCGGCTCGACGAGGGCACACTCACCGCGGCGCTCACCGAAGCCGGCAACGGTGAGCCCGCGCGGCTCGCGGACGGGGAACCCGACACCATCGTGGACCTCCTGGTGAGCAGCGGACTCTCGGAGAGCAAGGGTGCCGCACGCCGCACCCTCAAGGAGGGCGGTGTCTACGTCAACAACACCAGAGTTAACACCGAGGACTGGACGCCAAGCGACGGTGACTACCTCACCGGCGGTTGGCTGGTGCTGCGCCGCGGCAAGCGCAACATCGCCGGGGTGCAGCGAGTACGAGGGTCGTAG
- a CDS encoding HAD-IIA family hydrolase: MPDTLAGAYDCLLLDLDGTVFRGAEPTPNAIAALSAAGDARQLYVTNNASRSAPEVAEHLTSLGFTATPGDVVTSAQSAARLLAEALKRDDAVLVVGTEALAAEIAAVGLTPVRSFDAAPRAVVQGHSPDTCWTTLAEAALAIRAGAYWVAANVDATLPTERGLLPGNGSMVAALRTATDADPIVAGKPGRALIEDALARGSFARPLVVGDRLDTDISGANAADLPSLMVLTGVNSAVDAIWAHTSHRPTFLGADLGALHLPQTEVRIEPKPSWRVTVDADHVSVDSVDGTGTPLSLAQALAAAVWATGSAPAIRPIVSADDLAEQALQRLSAG; this comes from the coding sequence TTGCCTGACACACTCGCCGGCGCCTACGACTGCCTGCTGCTGGACCTCGACGGCACGGTGTTCCGGGGTGCCGAACCCACTCCGAACGCCATTGCTGCGTTGTCGGCCGCCGGCGACGCGCGGCAGCTGTACGTCACCAACAACGCCAGCCGGTCCGCACCCGAGGTCGCCGAACACCTCACCTCCCTGGGCTTCACGGCGACCCCTGGTGACGTTGTCACCAGCGCCCAGAGTGCGGCCAGACTGCTCGCCGAGGCACTCAAGCGTGACGATGCGGTACTCGTGGTCGGCACCGAGGCGCTGGCCGCCGAGATAGCCGCCGTTGGCCTCACCCCGGTGCGCAGCTTCGATGCGGCTCCACGTGCAGTCGTGCAGGGGCACTCACCGGATACCTGCTGGACCACCCTTGCCGAGGCGGCACTCGCGATTCGGGCAGGCGCCTATTGGGTGGCGGCCAATGTCGACGCGACGCTGCCGACCGAACGCGGTCTGCTGCCCGGAAACGGGTCCATGGTCGCCGCACTGCGCACCGCCACCGACGCCGATCCGATCGTGGCGGGCAAGCCGGGACGTGCACTCATCGAGGACGCGCTGGCGCGTGGCAGCTTCGCGCGGCCGCTCGTCGTCGGCGACCGTCTCGATACCGACATCTCCGGAGCCAACGCCGCGGATTTACCCAGCCTCATGGTGCTCACCGGCGTAAACAGTGCCGTCGACGCGATCTGGGCGCACACCTCGCACCGGCCCACCTTCCTGGGCGCCGATCTGGGTGCATTGCACCTCCCGCAGACCGAGGTACGTATCGAACCGAAGCCGTCATGGCGGGTAACGGTGGATGCCGACCACGTGTCGGTCGACTCCGTCGATGGCACCGGAACGCCCCTGTCGCTGGCACAGGCACTGGCAGCCGCGGTGTGGGCAACAGGCTCGGCCCCGGCGATCAGGCCCATCGTGTCCGCCGATGACCTGGCAGAACAGGCCTTGCAGCGGCTTTCTGCCGGTTAG
- a CDS encoding TlyA family RNA methyltransferase — translation MARHARVDAELVRRGLARSRQQAAELIDAGRVRIDGIPAAKAATAVPATASLVVQGEAEDKWVSRGAHKLLGALDVFGPQGLSVEDKRCLDAGASTGGFTEVLLRSGAREVVAADVGYGQLAWSLQSDDRVTVLDRTNVRALTPELIGGPAQLIVADLSFISLGLVLDALIACATDDADIVPMVKPQFEVGKELVGAGGVVRDPQLRTDAVVSVARRAQTQGWHTAGVTASPLPGPSGNVEYFLWLRNTDSGLDIETAVADAVSRGPQ, via the coding sequence ATGGCCCGGCACGCCAGGGTCGACGCCGAGTTGGTGCGTCGCGGGCTCGCGCGGTCGCGTCAGCAGGCGGCTGAACTGATCGACGCGGGACGTGTCCGTATCGACGGCATACCCGCCGCGAAAGCCGCGACAGCCGTGCCTGCGACGGCTTCGCTTGTGGTGCAGGGGGAGGCCGAAGACAAGTGGGTCTCGCGTGGCGCCCACAAACTCCTTGGGGCACTCGACGTCTTTGGCCCACAGGGACTTTCCGTGGAGGACAAGCGCTGCCTGGATGCCGGTGCCTCGACGGGCGGCTTCACCGAGGTGCTGTTGCGTTCGGGCGCTCGTGAAGTGGTCGCCGCCGACGTCGGGTATGGGCAACTGGCCTGGTCTCTGCAGTCCGACGATCGGGTCACCGTGTTGGACCGCACCAATGTGCGTGCCCTGACACCCGAACTGATCGGCGGACCGGCGCAGCTGATCGTGGCCGACCTGTCCTTCATATCGCTCGGATTGGTACTTGATGCGCTGATCGCCTGTGCCACAGACGATGCCGATATCGTGCCGATGGTCAAACCTCAGTTCGAGGTGGGGAAGGAACTCGTCGGCGCGGGAGGAGTGGTGCGTGACCCGCAACTGCGCACCGATGCCGTGGTCTCCGTCGCCCGTCGCGCGCAGACGCAGGGTTGGCATACCGCGGGCGTGACGGCCAGCCCGCTGCCCGGGCCGTCCGGAAACGTCGAATACTTTCTATGGCTGCGGAACACAGATTCCGGCCTGGATATCGAAACAGCCGTCGCCGATGCAGTATCGAGGGGACCCCAGTAA
- a CDS encoding NAD kinase: MSERKILLVAHTGRDEVTETAQRVAKKLGENGIALRVLSAEAIDRGPVHLDPTEFRSLGVDVEVVDADENAATGCELVLVLGGDGTFLRAADLARSATAPVLGVNLGRIGFLAEVEAEALDAVLTHVVEGTYRVETRMTLDVLVRIGGEVVERGWALNEVSIEKGPRLGVLGVVLEIDARPVSAFGCDGVLVSTPTGSTAYAFSAGGPVVWPDLDAILVVPNNAHALFARPMVTSPAATVAVEIESDGHDALLFCDGRRESRVPPGGRVEVVRGHQPVLWARLDSKPFADRVVRKFQLPVKGWRGR; this comes from the coding sequence ATGAGCGAACGCAAGATCCTGCTCGTCGCGCACACCGGACGCGACGAGGTTACCGAAACTGCCCAGCGTGTCGCGAAAAAGCTGGGGGAGAACGGTATCGCCTTGCGTGTGCTGTCCGCCGAGGCCATCGATCGTGGCCCCGTGCATCTGGACCCCACCGAGTTCCGCTCCCTTGGTGTCGATGTCGAGGTTGTCGACGCAGACGAGAATGCGGCCACCGGGTGCGAACTGGTGCTGGTACTGGGCGGGGACGGCACATTTCTGCGGGCCGCCGATCTGGCACGTAGTGCAACCGCACCGGTGCTCGGAGTCAACCTGGGCCGCATCGGGTTTCTCGCCGAGGTGGAGGCTGAGGCGCTCGACGCCGTGCTCACCCATGTGGTCGAGGGCACCTACCGCGTCGAGACCCGGATGACGCTGGACGTCCTGGTTCGTATCGGCGGCGAGGTCGTCGAGCGCGGCTGGGCGCTCAATGAGGTCAGTATCGAAAAGGGCCCCCGGCTGGGGGTGCTGGGAGTGGTGCTGGAGATCGACGCCCGCCCCGTGTCCGCCTTCGGATGTGACGGGGTGCTGGTCTCGACACCCACCGGGTCAACGGCCTACGCGTTCTCCGCGGGCGGGCCGGTTGTGTGGCCGGATCTAGACGCAATTCTCGTGGTACCCAACAACGCTCATGCCTTGTTCGCCCGCCCCATGGTGACCAGCCCCGCCGCTACCGTCGCTGTGGAGATCGAGTCCGACGGGCACGACGCGCTGCTCTTTTGCGATGGCCGTCGTGAGAGCCGGGTACCGCCGGGCGGGCGGGTCGAGGTGGTGCGCGGCCATCAGCCGGTGCTATGGGCACGCCTGGACAGCAAGCCATTCGCCGACCGGGTCGTGCGTAAATTCCAGTTGCCCGTTAAGGGCTGGCGGGGAAGGTAA
- the recN gene encoding DNA repair protein RecN produces MLTEIRIESLGAIPAATAEFDSGLTVLTGETGAGKTMVVTSLHLLGGARADANRVRAGADRAVVEGRFLTTDPLGAEPTDVTEILDSSGAQRDDDGSVIAARSVTSDGRSRAYLGGRSVPAKSLASFTAGLLTVHGQNDQLRLMRPEQQLAALDKFASDGPAGIEALLTTYRKLREEWLTARRDLIDRTNRARELAQEADRLGFALNEIDTVDPKPGEDDQLTADIHRLSELDALRDAAGSARGALAGTDSEGGDDASDSAIDRIAKAKVLLEATDDTALQALAPQLADALAVVSDVARELTAFTDELPSDASTLEEKLARQGLLRTLTRKYAADLGGVIAWAQEARGRLAEVDTSEETLNAIAARVDRLAGELAVAATALSKARTKAAKALGKAVTAELAGLAMDRAVFTIAVEPIAARADDSAPLALSAGQTVHAGSAGTDAVEFGFAAHRDNPLLPLAKSASGGELSRVMLALEVVLAASTAGTTMVFDEVDAGVGGRAAVQIGRRLAKLAHTHQVIVVTHLPQVAAFADIHLTVDRVNSKGSGVRRLDDDDRVAELARMLAGLGDSDTGRAHARELLDAARSERG; encoded by the coding sequence GTGCTCACCGAGATTCGCATCGAGTCCCTTGGCGCCATACCCGCTGCGACTGCGGAGTTCGACAGTGGGCTGACCGTGCTGACCGGCGAGACCGGAGCCGGTAAAACCATGGTGGTCACCAGTCTGCACCTACTCGGCGGTGCCCGCGCCGACGCCAATCGGGTGCGGGCGGGCGCCGACCGTGCCGTGGTGGAGGGCCGGTTTCTCACCACCGATCCGCTGGGCGCCGAGCCCACCGACGTCACCGAGATCCTGGATTCCTCAGGGGCGCAACGGGATGACGACGGAAGTGTGATCGCCGCGCGTTCGGTGACCTCCGACGGCCGTTCGCGCGCATACCTGGGTGGACGCAGTGTGCCCGCCAAATCGCTGGCCAGCTTCACCGCGGGACTGCTCACCGTGCACGGGCAGAACGACCAGCTGCGGCTGATGCGCCCGGAGCAGCAGCTTGCCGCATTGGACAAGTTCGCCTCGGACGGGCCGGCCGGCATCGAGGCGCTACTCACCACCTATCGCAAGCTGCGCGAGGAGTGGCTCACCGCACGGCGCGACCTGATCGACCGCACCAACCGGGCGCGTGAGCTCGCGCAGGAGGCCGATCGACTCGGGTTCGCGCTCAACGAGATCGACACCGTCGATCCCAAGCCGGGTGAGGACGACCAGCTCACCGCCGATATCCATCGCCTGTCCGAACTCGACGCGCTGCGCGATGCGGCCGGCTCCGCACGCGGCGCGTTGGCGGGCACGGACTCCGAGGGCGGCGATGACGCCTCGGATTCGGCGATTGACCGCATCGCGAAGGCCAAGGTTCTCCTGGAAGCCACCGATGACACGGCTCTGCAGGCCCTGGCGCCACAATTGGCCGACGCGCTCGCGGTGGTCAGCGACGTCGCCCGCGAGTTGACCGCATTTACCGATGAATTGCCTAGCGATGCAAGCACACTCGAAGAGAAGCTGGCACGCCAGGGGCTGCTGCGTACGTTGACCCGTAAGTACGCCGCCGACCTGGGTGGGGTGATCGCCTGGGCGCAGGAGGCGCGCGGCAGGCTGGCCGAGGTCGACACCTCCGAGGAAACGCTTAATGCCATCGCTGCTCGCGTGGATCGGCTCGCCGGTGAACTGGCTGTCGCGGCAACGGCTCTGAGTAAGGCGCGCACGAAGGCCGCGAAGGCACTCGGTAAGGCCGTCACGGCTGAGCTGGCCGGTCTGGCGATGGACCGTGCCGTGTTCACCATTGCCGTGGAGCCCATCGCGGCCCGGGCCGATGACTCGGCGCCGTTGGCGCTGTCGGCCGGGCAGACTGTACACGCGGGATCAGCGGGTACCGACGCCGTCGAATTCGGATTCGCCGCCCATCGCGATAACCCATTACTACCGCTGGCCAAGAGCGCATCCGGGGGTGAGCTCTCGCGGGTGATGCTGGCCCTGGAGGTGGTGCTAGCCGCCTCGACTGCCGGAACCACCATGGTGTTCGACGAGGTCGACGCCGGGGTAGGTGGCCGTGCGGCCGTGCAGATCGGTCGACGGCTGGCCAAGCTGGCCCACACGCATCAGGTGATTGTGGTGACGCACCTGCCGCAGGTCGCGGCCTTCGCCGATATCCACCTCACGGTTGACCGGGTGAACAGCAAGGGCAGCGGTGTGCGCCGTCTGGATGATGACGACCGGGTTGCCGAACTGGCCCGCATGCTCGCCGGTCTCGGCGACTCCGACACCGGCCGGGCGCATGCCCGCGAGTTGCTCGACGCAGCCCGCTCCGAGCGGGGCTGA